In one Arachis duranensis cultivar V14167 chromosome 9, aradu.V14167.gnm2.J7QH, whole genome shotgun sequence genomic region, the following are encoded:
- the LOC107466662 gene encoding uncharacterized protein LOC107466662 — MEETEACANHSPLVLLKQGAEARVFESNFVGRRSVIKERFSKKYRHPTLDIKLTLRRLNAEARCMTKARKLGVCTPALYAVDTVLNTLTFEYVEGPSLKEVLLEFGLKGVVEERLDDIASQVGDAIGKLHDGGLIHGDLTTSNMLLKSGTNQLVLIDFGLSFTSTLPEDKAVDLYVLERALLSMHSSCGNVMDRILAAYRKSSKQWSSTLNKLAQVRQRGRKRTMVG, encoded by the exons ATGGAGGAGACTGAAGCTTGTGCAAACCACAGCCCGCTCGTTCTGTTAAAGCAAGGTGCTGAAGCT AGGGTTTTTGAGTCCAATTTTGTGGGGAGGAGGTCTGTTATCAAGGAACGCTTCTCAAAGAAGTATAGGCATCCAACTTTGGATATTAAGCTTACCCTTAGGCGCTTAAATGCT GAGGCTAGGTGCATGACCAAAGCGAGAAAGCTTGGGGTTTGTACTCCTGCACTCTATGCCGTGGATACTGTGTTGAACACTTTAACTTTTGAGTATGTTGAGGGCCCTTCCCTCAAAGAAGTACTTCTTGAATTTGGGTTGAAAGGTGTTGTTGAAGAGCGGCTTGATGATATTGCTTCCCAAGTTGGTGATGCAATTGGTAAATTGCATGATGGTGGCCTTATTCATGGTGACTTAACAACATCAAATATGTTGCTGAAGAGTGGTACCAATCAATTG GTCCTAATTGACTTTGGATTGAGCTTCACTTCAACTCTACCAGAAGATAAAGCTGTTGATTTGTATGTTCTGGAAAGAGCTCTTCTTTCAATGCATTCGTCATGTGGGAATGTG ATGGATCGAATACTTGCTGCATACCGCAAGTCATCAAAGCAGTGGTCATCCACATTGAATAAACTTGCTCAAG TGCGACAAAGAGGGCGAAAGAGGACCATGGTTGGATGA
- the LOC110275756 gene encoding protein MAIN-LIKE 2-like, which translates to MRPQQGMRLDERYVPYLQMAGLYHLARLNDRWFRLDEPLISAFVERWRPETHTFHMPFGERTIKLQDVAYQLGLPVDGRYVSGCLTDFQIYIHGSRPAWETFEECPAGADEETVRHFTRAYIMMLLGIQLFADKSGNRVHIRWLPYVARLEEIGGYSWGRRH; encoded by the exons ATGCGGCCGCAGCAGGGCATGCGACTCGATGAGCGGTACGTtccgtacttgcagatggcTGGATTATACCATCTTGCGAGACTGAACGATAGATGGTTCCGATTAGACGAGCCCCTTATCAGTGCCTTCGTCGAGCGGTGGCGTCCGGAGACGCACACATTCCACATGCCGTTCGGAGAGCGCACGATCAAACTTCAGGACGTGGCCTACCAGTTGGGATTGCCAGTGGACGGACGTTATGTTAGTGGTTGCCTGACAGATTTCCAGATATACATCCATGGTAGCCGTCCGGCTTGG GAGACTTTTGAAGAGTGCCCCGCGGGAGCCGATGAGGAGACAGTGAGGCACTTTACTCGTGCCTATATCATGATGTTGTTGGGCATCCAGTTGTTTGCCGACAAGTCCGGCAACCGTGTTCACATTAGATGGCTACCCTATGTGGCTAGGCTTGAGGAGATAGGTGGATACAGCTGGGGTCGGCGGCACTAG
- the LOC107466604 gene encoding uncharacterized protein LOC107466604, giving the protein MKRIMPWSDEDDDSSGDESPASHSDSDNDNEASGKKSKGKYGKQKSAAIDFEALRWHEYKGGPSVLRVPPPKEGDTKQDWPWSTGKDKHDNKETEVSYE; this is encoded by the exons ATGAAGAGGATAATGCCATGgagtgatgaagatgatgactCCTCGGGTGATGAGTCGCCGGCTTCGCATTCCGACTCTGACAACGATAATGAAGCTAGTGGGAAGAAATCAAAAG GAAAATATGGGAAGCAGAAAAGTGCTGCAATTGATTTTGAGGCTCTGAGGTGGCATGAATATAAAGGTGGACCGTCGGTATTGAGGGTACCCCCACCGAAAGAAGGCGACACAAAGCAGGATTGGCCTTGGTCCACTGGAAAAGACAAGCATGACAACAAGGAAACTGAAGTATCATATGAATAG